The Candidatus Abyssobacteria bacterium SURF_5 genomic sequence GAGGGTCTTTGCTTTGTAAAACGGGTCGATGTAGGCGGTCGCCGGATCGGGAATCACCAGCATATCGCTCTCGTGGATCGCCTGCCAGCCGCGGATGCTTGAGCCGTCGAACCCGACCCCGTCTTCAAAGATCGACTCCGACAACTTGACAGCCGGTATCGCGAAATGCTGCATCAGGCCGGGGAAATCCATGAAGCGAAGATCGATCATTTCGACATTCTGTTCTTGCACCATACGTAAGATGTCATTCGGTTTCATTTTCTTGCAGTTCCCTTTCCATTCAACGGGCAGCCTTTTTTCAACGACAGCCTCTTTTCCCCATTGCGCGATTTTCAGGTGCGGCGGAACGTCCTCGGGCGCTAGATCGCATCCTCCCCACGCTCACCGGTCCGAATCCGGATCACCTCTTCGACCGGCTGAACGAATACCTTGCCGTCCCCAAGACGGCCGGTGCGGGCGGAGGAAACGATAGCGTCTATAACCGTTTCCACCTCATTATCCGGCACGACCACCTCAAGCTTGACCTTTGGCAAAAATTCTATTTCATACTCGGCTCCTCGATAGAGCTCCTTATGGCCTTTTTGCCGGCCGAAGCCTTTGACCTCGACAACCGTCAGCCCTTTAATGCCGATATTTCCGAGA encodes the following:
- a CDS encoding P-II family nitrogen regulator translates to MKKIQAIIKPFKLEEVKEALGNIGIKGLTVVEVKGFGRQKGHKELYRGAEYEIEFLPKVKLEVVVPDNEVETVIDAIVSSARTGRLGDGKVFVQPVEEVIRIRTGERGEDAI